GAAGGAGATGGTGGATTTGAGCAAAATTCAAATGTGGTTCAAAGGTGTTCCGACACCTATGTGGGTAATTGCCCTGGGGGTATTCGTGAATATCGTATTTTTTTCGTTTCTGTGGCCTTTAAATGCAATTTACATCCACAACGTGTTAGGCAAATCGATGACAGTCACAGGCATCGTACTGTTTGTCTATTCGCTTACTGGATTCCTTGGCAACCTTATCGGTGGCTGGTTATACGACCGTTTCGGTGCAGCCAAAGTATTGTCAATGAACGCAGCCATATGCGTGCCAATTGTCGCATCACTTGCGATGTTTCACGAGTATTGGACATATGTCGGTCTAATTACCGTCTTTGGGTTCGTTTCTTCAGTCCCATTTCCTGTGTTAAGTGCATTGGTGGCACGAGCGTGGCCAACCGGTGGCAGACGAGGCTACAATTATATTTACGTGATTTTTAACGTCGGCACGGCAGTCGGTACTGCCTTGGGCGGTGTAATTGCACAGTGGTCTTTCCAAGCCGTCTTTGTTATCCTGGCATGCGGATATACGACTTTTTTTGTCATCGCATTCACTTTTTTCCGCGTCTACTTTCCGCCCGTAACATCAATACAGCCCTCTCACACGGGGCAGGGAAACGTCCGTTCACGGTCCTTACTGCGATGGTTGCCCGTTGCTTCGATTCTGAGTGGATATGGTATCGCCTGGATGATCTATGTACAATGGATGTCCATCGTCCCCGTTTACATGCAATTCATCAACATTGCCACGCGTAATTATAGCGTATTGTGGACCGTTAACGGCATCACTGTCGTTATATTCCAACCACTCATCAATTGGGTTTTACGCCGTTTTCAGTCGTTTACAATGCAAATGGTGGCGGGCATGCCTCTATTCGGAGTGTCGTTCCTGTGTCTTGCACTTAGCCACTTATACTATCTCTTCGTCATCGGTATGCTGTTTCTCACTATCGGTGAAATGTTGGTCTGGCCAGCCGTACCCGCTTCTCTTGCAGCACAAGCTCCGCCGGGTAGGCAAGGTGCTGAACAAGGCGCAGTTGGCAGCTTTGCAGCACTGGGTCGCATGGTTGGTCCTTTGATAGGGGGGCGACTCTACGATACACTGCCGATTTCAACGGTGCTTCTGTGCTTCGCTTTGGCATCCGTGCTCCCGGCTCTACTCTTTATGGTGCGCCAAAAGAGGCAGGCAATTACGGAGAGAGCAATTACCGAGGGAACGGCAGACATTATGTCAGACGCGCTCTTTATCAACGTAGGCCACGTAGAAAGGCAGTTATTAGTCGCCGGTAACTCTCA
The Alicyclobacillus curvatus genome window above contains:
- a CDS encoding MFS transporter; this translates as MSKIQMWFKGVPTPMWVIALGVFVNIVFFSFLWPLNAIYIHNVLGKSMTVTGIVLFVYSLTGFLGNLIGGWLYDRFGAAKVLSMNAAICVPIVASLAMFHEYWTYVGLITVFGFVSSVPFPVLSALVARAWPTGGRRGYNYIYVIFNVGTAVGTALGGVIAQWSFQAVFVILACGYTTFFVIAFTFFRVYFPPVTSIQPSHTGQGNVRSRSLLRWLPVASILSGYGIAWMIYVQWMSIVPVYMQFINIATRNYSVLWTVNGITVVIFQPLINWVLRRFQSFTMQMVAGMPLFGVSFLCLALSHLYYLFVIGMLFLTIGEMLVWPAVPASLAAQAPPGRQGAEQGAVGSFAALGRMVGPLIGGRLYDTLPISTVLLCFALASVLPALLFMVRQKRQAITERAITEGTADIMSDALFINVGHVERQLLVAGNSHPSLVPFQMRLPPQEMQSRGQSS